Below is a window of Halobaculum lipolyticum DNA.
ATCAGGACCCCGTGCGGGAGTTCTCTGCCGGGGTGGGCGGGACCGACGACGACGAGGCGGTCGCCGGACACCTTCGCGTCGTTGAGCAGGTCGAGCGGGCCGTCGGGGCGGTCGGGGAGCAGGTCCCGACGCTCGGCGAGGACCGTCGGGTCGCTCGGGTCCGAGAGATCGACCGTCGCGTAGCCGTCGCCGAGCGCGAGGTACGCGACGGTCCCGTCGCCCGAGACGACCGCCTCCCGCGTGCCCGCGACGGCGACGGAGCCGAGCGGCCCGTAGCCGCCGCCGCTCCCACCCGTCGCGTCGCCGTCTTCGGCGTCGTCGCCGGACTGGCCGCGGGCGCGTCCGGTCCCCCTCCGGCCGACGACGCCGGCGCCCAGCGCCGCGCCGGCGACGCGGAGGACGCGACGTCGGTGCATGGTCCAGCATCGACCCGGACGGGCATAGGGGTAGCGCCGGCCGGACGTTCAGGGTCGCCGACGGTCGCCGACGGAGGACGACCGGCCGCTAAGGGACCCTACGCCGAGCGTTCGCCGGTGCCGCCGGTGATGGCGGAGGCGAGCGCGCCCTTGACGACCACGTCGTCGCCCATCTCGGTGAGTTGGACGTCGGGGACGTTGACGAAGGTGGACTCCTCCAGCCGGTCGCGGACGGGGTCGAGGATGAGGTCGGGGTTGTTGAGCGCGACGGCGCCGCCGACGCGCACCATCAGCGGCGCGTACGCGTTCGCGAGGTTGGTGAAGCCGACGACGTTCCAGTCGGCGACGCGGTCGACGACGAGGTCGGCGAGGGGGTCGCCGCCGTGGGCCTCGAACACGTCGACGGCGGAGAAGTCGGGGGCCTCGACGGGCATGTCGGTGTAGATGTCCTCGGCGTCCGCGAGGTGGCGCGCGTACTTCGGGATGTTGTTGCCCGAGCAGTACGCCTCCCAGTGCCCCTCGCGGCCGCAGCCGCACGTCATCGTGCCGGACGCGTCGACGACCATGTGGCCGACCTCGCCGGCGTTGCCGTCCCACCCCGAGAGGACGTGGCCGTCGACGCAGACGCCCGCGCCCAGCCCCGAGGAGATGGTGAC
It encodes the following:
- a CDS encoding ROK family protein, producing the protein MAYYVGVDLGATNLRGVVGDDEADIVARAETETPRSSGIAITEAVLRVVRQACAEANLDPGAVAAAGIGSIGPLDLAEGTIDGPANIPDIGRVPLVGPLGELLDTDRVYLHNDTIAGVIGERFLSDRNPDDMAYVTISSGLGAGVCVDGHVLSGWDGNAGEVGHMVVDASGTMTCGCGREGHWEAYCSGNNIPKYARHLADAEDIYTDMPVEAPDFSAVDVFEAHGGDPLADLVVDRVADWNVVGFTNLANAYAPLMVRVGGAVALNNPDLILDPVRDRLEESTFVNVPDVQLTEMGDDVVVKGALASAITGGTGERSA